The nucleotide sequence CTGGTACAAAACACTGATTATTTGGCTGTAGTCATCAGGACTTAAGATGCTGAGGAGTCTTCGTAAAGGACTTCATCCACCTTCATGTCATTTTCGTCCACAGGGACCTGGAGGCAAATCTGTTCTTTGAAAGCCAAGGCCAGGGTGTAAGGCTTCACTGCCCCATGCTGCAGACAGCGCTTCAGGTAGGTGTCATAGTAGCCCTTGCCCCTCCCCAACCGGTTGCCATGCTTGTCAAACCCAAGACCTGGCATGAAGATGAGATCAAGTCCCCCtgcagaaaagaagaacaaatttacgAGGGTTAATGGTTTCTGAAAGACTGATCACTCTAGGATCTGGgatctggtttttattttttaatgacacCTATTCTTCCTCTGATTTCTAAAGAAATGCATGATCACTCTAGAAAATCCAAAAAGCACAGAGTCcgacaaagaaggaaataaaaatgactcAGCAACCCAGTAAGTCCATCATCCATCCTTCCAGTTCTTTTACATATCTAGGTACAAAAATgccagattcccaggccccatcCACACCTAGTTAAAGAGAATCTCCAGGGACAGGGCCTAagaacttctttctttcttcccttcttcccttcttccctcccttcctcccttccttccttcctttctttctctaagCATCCAGGTGATTCTCCACCCCTGCCAGGTTGGGAGGCCAGTGTCCAGGATAAGGGCAACAGGAAGAGTAGGAGAGGGTCagaaagaagccagaaagaaTGAAGCTGTCCTCAAAGTCAGCGAGTAGGAAGAGAGTTAGCTGTCAAGAGAACCAAGCTACCCTCTTCATTTCCTCTCCCACTGGAGAGGCAAGGCCAGGTTGTCAGGTTTTCCTGGATTCATGTGAGAGTGACCTTTGACCTACTCAGGGACTTTTCAGAGGTACAAGATGGGGCCCCATAATTGGTGCTCTGGCTGGAACGCTCCAAGGGAACACAAAGACCAGAACCGGCCATGGCATCATCAGGACAGAGCAGGTTGCTGGGGCTCAGGGTGGAAGGCAGAGTCTTGGAAACTATAAAAACCTGACCACAGTGAAAGGTGTGGGGGGACTCCTATGAAGAAGGCAAGGAAGGTCACAAGGTGGAGGATCTCCATGGATTTTGTGAGGCCTAGGGAATGCTCCACCAGCCCCTGGCAGGGAGCATGATGGACCAGCACTACTCAAGAGCCACATTACACGTCCAATCCTGTGGTCTGTCCTGTGACCTTCCTGCCCTGGGCTTTGGCCTCCTGAAGGCTGTCCTAGGGGCTTCTGGGTGACCTACAGTTTAGCCATTGACTAACCACTCATACAGCACTGCTGGCAAGCACATACAAGGGTTAGAAGCCATAAATTCTCCAGAACAGGGTGTTCGGAGTAGAGATGTTCAGACCGCCAGCTAGGCTGGGCCCCGCTATCAGCAGCTGTTCTGACTACCTGCAGAATTGTGAGGTGAACTCACCTCTCTGGCTCCCAGCACACTTGTCAACCCCTGCCTGCCAAAATCCAGCAGAGCACGTCTCAGATTACAGTCATGATCCTCTCGCGTAGACCTGCTTGTCTATGCCAATCCCAACTGGCTAAAAGGCCCTGCTACCGAGCTTCACCTTTCCTCCTTGTCCCTGTCCTGGCAACCTTTCTCTCTTGGGAGTAAGAGTGGCTTGTGCATGTAGACTTTGCTCCCTCCATGTCCTCCTTCTGTTGCCAGAGCACACCCAGGCTTCAAGTTCAGCTCTGTCTTCTGTACCcagaactcacacacacacacacacacacacacacacacacacacacacaatctttttCTAGGCTTCCTGCCCCTTTACAGTGCGGCAAGGTGGTCAAGTCCTCTGGGAGATACACAGCCCCTGCCCTTCAGAAGACAAGAGTTTAGTTAACATAAAATACGCACACGTGTAACATCCACTCCAATGCAAGGCAGCGGTCTCTGCCAATTGCCCCAAAGCAATAGAGACAGGAAGTGCCGGAGACTTCAGCAGAGGGACAGCCACTCTGgctgggtggtcagggaaggatcCATGGGGAACTTTGACTTGACCTAGATTTTTCAGGATATGTCAGAGTTGGGTCTGAGTATGTTTCAGAAACCAAGGGAAGGGTGGCAGGAGCAGGGTGATGAGAAGGGAATAGGGCAGAAGGACCAGGCTGAGGAGTAACAGAAGACATGGTGCAGAGTTTGTCAGGTAGTGGCATGGAGATCTGGGAATTAAAGGCAAAGTAACCCCTACAACTCagtaacaaaaaaccaaacaacctgattaaaaagtagacgaaggacttgaatagacatttctctaaagaagacataaaaatggccacGAGGTATATGAAAAAACATTCAAcaacactaatcatcagggaaatgcaaatcaacttCATACCTATTAGGATGttcattataaaaaagaaaaaacagaaaataataaatgctggtgaggatgtggagaaatcagaaccggTGTGCATTGTTACTAGGAATATAAAaaggtgcagctgctatggaaaacagtgtggaggttcctcaaaaaattaaaaatagaactaccataggagccagcaatcccacttctgggtatttatccaaaagaattgaaatcagggtcttaaagggatatttgcacactcaggttcactgcagcattatttacaatagccaagaggcagaaacaacctaaatgtccactgaagaatgaatgaactataAAATGTagtacatacaacagaatattattcagccaagaaaaagaaggaaaccttGTTATATGCTGCAACATGGAAGAACCCCGAGGACATTagtttaagcaaaataagccagttgCAGAAGCACAATACTGCATGATTATACTTATACGAGGTATCTCAAGTAGCCAAACTCACAGAAAGTAGAAGGAGAgttgccagaggctgaggggaagaggaaatgcggagttgctgttcaatgggtGTAAGTTTCAGTcacacaagatgaaaaagttctagagatgtgctgtacaacattgtgcttatagttaacaatactgtaccatAAACTTAAAAATGTGTTAACAGGGCAGATCTCATGTTATACGttatttaccacaatttttttaaaaaggcaaagacACCAAAAGGAAATCCAGGAGAACAGTCAGATTTTCCACCAGAAAGAACACATAAGAAAGAAAACGTAGAACTTCAGAGCATCCGCCTGTAGGCAGCTGGTAGaagagaatgaagaaaggaaacagGTAAGAAAATAACATTCTCAAATCCCTCGAGTTAGAATTCATCTTGCTCCCTCTATTCTTGTTACTCCCTGCACTTTGATTATAGCTCTCTCTAAAGTCTACCTTGTTCTACAGCCGACTGCATGTCTCTGTCTGCCCACCAGACAGAAAATTTCCTTGAGGGCCATAATGTTTTCCAAGTCATCCGTCATGCTTGAATTTTAATAGAATTCTAGGCCAAAGAAACTCTGAAAGACAAGTATATTATCTGCAGAATGGATCAATTCTAGCATGACATCCCCTACTTTAATAACTCCAAGTTATATGGGTTTGGACCAGGGAGGCAAATTATGGGACAAGAAAATGATAAAACCATTATCTTGCATGACTGCTTGTTCAAAGTGAGCTGTACAACTGTTAAGCAAAAAACAGAATGGCTTTGGGATTCTCAGGTGACGAAAGGCTCTGAAATGGCCATTCACAAGCAGGGGTCCTGACAGCCTATACGGGGTGTTGCCATTGGACCCTCTAGCCACAGGACTGGTACTGCTGCTCCCTTCAACCATAGGGTCACCTGTTGCCCCTGGCTTCAGGTCCTTAGGACCCCCTTCCTGGTCTGCTTCTGCTATTTGGTGAATCCAAGTGTTTTCCTTGCTTGACTTCATCCATTTGTTGTCACCCCTGAAGTTCTTCCTGTGCTGTACCACCATCATCACATGCATACCCCCTCTCCCCGCTACACACACACCTGGTGCTCTTCACACTTTCATAACACCGTGCTGCATGCTTTCCCTCCCCAAAGATGAAGGATCCACAGGGCTTGAAAATCACGTACAGGGTCAACAAGCTCCCCTTGCCCATGCTGGTCCCACCTGGGTCATCCCCACTAACAGAGGTAGACCTCAGACCCACCCTAACACACTGCAAGGTCAACACTCAgtagagggatggagagaaaAAGTCTTGGTCCATGGACATGTTCTTTATAAGCCTCTAGCATGgctctatttttcaaatttttcaaagGCTCATTAAGAGAGGACACTGACATTAGCACAACATGCAAGAGAAGTCAACCTGATCTTGTTTACTCCTGTGTGCACCTGCTTCGCAGGCCCCTGCTAGCACAGAATGTGACCAGCACAGTCAAAGAGCCCCCACTGCATCAGGATTGCAATTCATCATTCAGAAAGTGTTCTCTGGAAGTCACGAGATTGTTCTGCAGAATCatggtttgttgagtgtttttctcCAGGCTTTCTTGGCTTTCTAAGGTGATTCTGCACTCCAAAACTGCAAAGCTAACCTTCGGAAAGCTCACTCAGCCCCACACATTGTATTTGCTCACCAACATCTGTCTTTTCATTTGGTGCTAGTTCTGAAACACCAGCGCCCTCTGGAGGCAGTCCAGTATGATGATCAGGGACATGGGCCCTGAGGCTattacttagctgtgtgactatgGGCAACCTAAtatcctctctgtgcttcaacCTTCCCATATCTAAGATGAAGCTAAAAACAACACCTACTTCACAAGGCTGgtcatgaaaattaaattagattatGTTTGTAAGCTCCTCAGCACAGTGCTCAGATTACGCCATTTACGAGCATTACATTTATTATGACAGCTTTTCTTGGTTTAATTAAGAAATGTCAGACACTATTTCTTGAGCCAGGTAGCAGGGAAGCGCTAGGAGCTTCTCCAGTGATTTTTAACTTCAAGTGATTTTTAACCAGAGCTTTTACAGCCTTACCTGAGAACTGGCTCTTAAATGTTCCCTCAGCTCCATGGTTTGGAAGAAAACCAGGGGAGACGTGATGGAATAGGGGTTAGCAAACTTTTCCTATaaaaggccagagagtaaatCATTCAGGCTTTACAGGCCGCAAGGTCTCTATACAGGCAGGAGAGCAGAGGGGCTGAGTGTGCAGGCTCCGAGACAGGCTGCCTGGGTCTGAATCCCAGcactgccacttattagctaggAAACATCAGTCAAAATTGCCTTCACCTAAAATCTAAAATGGATAAGCATATTATGACGTAAAGAGTCTCTAAGCTATTAATACCAAATGTCAACTTAATCAGTTGCTGCATGCAGACTCCTTAGGCCACACATCTGATTATAACAACACAGGCACTTCCACCAAACGTGCTTCTAAAACATGAAGCTGAAATCCTAACATAAAATACAGAACCAATAATTCACGATAATAACTCTTGTAGCAGACCTCTCAAAAATCAATACCATATGCTTTGAACTCCTTATGGTTGCCTTAGACAGAAAGATTGAAGTACCACCTCCTTGCATCACTCTTAATAGTAAAACAGTACAGAGCATACAAGGTAATAaacaaaatcatttatttatgtgattacaatcataaaatatatttgacttctgattatatataaaaattgtgtttttaaaaaacatatttcccTGCAAATCCATAATGCTCTTAAGGAATATTCAATTAAACCGCCTCATGTagatgctaatttttttttaatgacgttGTAAATGTACCTTCACTCTTTCTGCCTTTTTGGTCACAACATATTTTGGCCATTTGGGAATCTCCAAGTAGAATCAAACACACTGTAGTAAAAACCACGTATTAAAGACAAGATTATCATGTGATTGATCATTTCTTTGTTGTTATTATAAAATCCTTTCTTTTTACACAGGTCCTAACATTCAAGTCAAAATACAGGGATGTATTTGTCACAAGAGCACTGGGGACAAGTACCCCACACCGTGTAAGGTAGCCATCTCCCTAGTATCCCCAGGTATGACAGGACACTGCACTAATCAGCTAATGAGGAATTCAGAATATAAGACAATTGCTGCATTGTCTTATATTTGTGCCTTATATATTGTGCCTTATATTTGAAACCTAAGTGTTTATGAGTTCAAGGCTTTTATTCAACCCTGTGAACACTGACTGTGTGTTTAAATGAAGGAAGTAGGAGATGACGGGAATTTAGATTCTTCTAGGTAAAGAAATAAACATGAATAGTATTTGGTGACTTAGCTGCCGAGGATCTCTCTAACAGCATCTCCTCCTACCTAACCCAGAGAGCCTAGAAAAATATCAAGGACAATAGGACAGAATTCAAGTTAAGATGGATTATAAGGACCAATCACCCCTCTACCTATAATACCGGTAAAGCCCTATAAGGATATCTCAGGAAGGATCCAAAATAAACTGGCAACAGTGGCTGGCTCTGGAGAAAGGAATTGGGGAACAGGAGGACTAAGATGAGAAAGATACTTTATACTTTCACTCCATCCTTTTGTGCAACTTCAATATTTTTAccatgtgtatatataaccaaatttttttaaactcttttaaaatatcaacCATCTAGCATTTCCAGGACAAGAACCTTGGAGGCAGTACAGCACGGCAGCTGAGTGTGCAGGCCTCCAGAGAGACTGCTTGAGTTTGAATCCCAAAGTAGCTTACTAGCTAAGAAACACGaatcaagttacttaacctctcctaaaactccttttcttctccttaaGATGGAAATAATACTACTACGTACTTTAATAGAGTgactgaatagataaataaataaatggaggtaTGCAAAAACtctagtaagtgttcaataaacgcTAGCTATTATTATACTTAGGGGTGTGAATAATACTTATTCTCTTTCTGTTGACTCTGAaagttatttctttttgagtACTCAAAACTCCTAACACTAACACTCCAAAAGAGTTAAATTATGCAGATTTCCTATTAGCTCAAACTACCTGCAAGGGTGGGTATGACTCTCTACTGTCACCTGCTGTCAGCTAGAAACACGCAGGCCAGAGACGTCCATTAAGAGATAGCTGGAGCCCTGAGCAGAGCAGGGAGCCATGATGACTCTCTGAAATATGAAGTCTCTGAAATGAGTGCTGTGGAAAAGATTCCCCCTGTTACAAATGGTCTTTCCCTTTACAAAGGATTCTTTGAGGAGAATCTGTTCACAAACCAAGGAAAATGGAGTCGCTCTTTTACAATCCCTTTCAGCACTTAAAAGCCATGTGCTAGACATTGTGCTAATGCACTTCACAGAGACAACCTCATTTCATCTTCCCAACAGTCCTATGAGATAGCTATTATCATCCCCTTGCTCAAATGGGAAAACCAAAGGTCAAAGAGATGAtgtaatttgtccaaagtcatacagctagtaaatgcAAGAGCTGGAATGTGAACTTTAATTTCTTAGCTCTTGTGAAGTGTGGAAGCTCTTTGTTTCTTGACTGGAGAAGGAAAGCAGACAAGGAACATTGTCCTCATCTGCCTCGGTGCAGGGATCAGTCAAACTGGACACAACATCATATCAGTCAGGTGGCCATAGTGAGGGGCAGATGACACACTCAAACTGGGCAAGTGAGAGTAGTTTAATAATGGGATGATTCAAAGGGTAGGTAGGGCAGTGAGGAAGCAGTAGTGGTGGTGCAGTCCCCCACAGTAATAACTGCTGGGGAGCCTTGACCACTCCCAGGCCTGAAGGtgcaaggggtgggggtggggagggcgagGTTACAGGCACCAAAAGGGCTGCAATTAGAGGGACTAGCTGACAGGATTGAGGCTCTTGGCAGACGAAgcactgggggagggggacaaCAGGGGAGTAAACACCCCATCTCACTCTCCCACACCCCTGGGTCTCCACTGGCCCCCCTCATTGGCTGAAGAACCAGAAACTTGGGTGAGGGCACCTGTTGATGTAGTCCATACAGGTAGACCTTCCCGGGTCCTAAGCAAGTGGAAAAGGCAGACAGTGGATCTGGAGGGGCCAAGTGAAAGGATCCAGCAAAAGATTTACATATGGCTATTATCAGTGGTAACCTCTGGGTTTCGGGATTTgggcttattttttatttcttctttatacctCTCTGTATTGCTTGAGTATATCTTATCTTTGCAATCAGAACAAAGctattttcctttggaaaattcATCTTTATGAATACTCAGAAAAATTTCCAGCCTTCTTTTGAAGATGTACTTCAAACATTAGTTATTTTTCTTAAGTGTTTCTTATTATATCATAAGGCTAGCATCGTATATAGAAAATATAGTCATTACCTGGTATCtgagggggattggttccaggacccccgcgGATGCCAAAATCTATGGATGCttaagtcccttatataaaatggggtAGTATTTGCAGATAACCTACACACATATTcctatactttaaatcatctctagactacttataatacctaataaatgtaaatgttctgtaaatggttgttatactgtattgtttagggaataatgaccaaaaaaaaagtctgtacacgtGCAGTACAGACGCAACCATTGTAGGCCTTTCAATTCGCAGTTGGTTGAATCTGCGGATGCAGACCGGGCGGATATTAAGGGCCAACTTTAACTCCAAAACTGTAAGTCAGCAGGAAATGATCATTTGATttacattattttcttaattatcatcatcatcaccatcaccacaaaCAACAACTACCAACTGTCTCCTATGTTAAAGATAGCAAGCTAGGTGCCAAAGACCAAAAAAAGTAGAAGTGAGGGTCCCAATACCTTACtgtaggggttggcaaactacagcctgcagGCAAAATCTGGCCTGttgcctgcttttgtaaataaaatttcaacggaacacagccatgctctgCTTTCATACTAAAATAGCCGAGTTGAATCGTTGCAACAGATACTGTATGGCGCACAAAGCcccaaatatttactatatggccctttacagaaaaagtttgacaAGCCCTGCTTTAGAGCATCTACCATaggtcaaaaacaaaaaagagagagagagagaaactataCTTCAGCTTATCCTATCTTAGCAGATATTGACCAAAATAAATCTtattggaaaaaaagaattaaactggCCTTACTGCAGGTATACAAAAGTGCTTTGCAGAAAATAGGATCAGCACCAGCAGCTTTATCCAAATGGCATTTTCTAAATGTCACATTTATTTTGGCTCTGAGTTTGGGATACTTTCATTGTCATTAATGAACTGATAGACCTaaaaaagttcaataaaattgagaagaaattacagaacttccAGAGATTTTTCACTAACCTTAGGCAACGTCTGATTGTCTgatttttctcatctacaaaatgtatGGATAGAATCCTTCAATTTCTCAGATCTCTTTAGATTCAAAGCTTAGTGACTCTGAGAATTTTAAGGACAAATCCAGCCTATCTATGTGAcataatcaatcaataaataaagtcattcacagaaaggcaaatactgtatgagtccatttacatgaggtatctaaaacagccaaattcatagaaacggaaaatagaatggtggttgccagaggctggtgggaggaggaaaaggagagttgtttaatgggtacagagtttcagtttcgcaagatgaaaaagttccggagatctgtttcacaacaatgtaagTATACTTAACAAtattgaactatacacttaaagatggttaagacggtaaattttatgttatatgttttttaccacaataaaaaaaagaatgaaagaaagaacttAGGCATTGGGGTAAATTTGGTTGCATCTGGCGGGCAGCCCATCCTACGGCGCAGGTTCATATGAGGTTGTgctcaagaaagaaaagaaaagcctggTTTACTCTCGAAAGCAGTGAAGAATAATTTCTTCAGATACAGAAATACACGCATGCTTCCAgagcttttctatttttcttactttttagaAGATGAGCTCTCAaagtcattattttaaataattatagcaCTGCATGATTCCTAAGCCTTGAATGGAAACTTCTCCCTGGCTTCCACCATTTGTTTTACCAAGACGTTAAACGAGCACTTGAAAGTTCTGCAAACTTTCTGGTTCAGTACctttaactaaaataaaattacacgGTACATtatatttcttctgcttgctcCCTTCTTCTACGCTTAGGAGGACTCGCAGCTCGGCTAATATGAGCCTTGTGCCATCTAGAACAAATTCTATTACTGCAAGCCTGAGATAAAGTAAGCTATTATCTTGAAATAATAGTACCTGGTTTTTATATAACATCTTTTTCCAATGAGTTCCAAATGCTTTTTTCACTCCAACTATCCTTGTTATCTGCTTCAATAAGTCTTCTTCTAGTGGGGGAGAAACTTGCTCTTGAAACTCTTAATGTTTCTAAAACCTGTTAGAGCAGCTTGATaggaaaaaggaagcagaaaaaaaaattctgaggatTTGCAGCTGAATCAAAATTCAATGGAGTCAAATTAATAAACAGCATTACTAATAACTTACTACATGGAAGGCCCTGTCCGAAAAACCgcagaagacacagagagagaagtaACTATTCATACCCTCTGGGATCTAAAAACCTGGGCAGCTAGAAATACACCCAATAAGTTGTGTGTATAAGTAAATTAAATAACTGTAAAAAGGGGCAGAGTAATTTAAGTGACAACGTGAgaagtaaaaaggaagaaagtattCCACAGAGAAAGGGAGTAAGCCCAAGAAAACCTCACCAAGGGGGTGGCCTATTGTACGAGCAATGAAAGGATGAGTAGGGTCTTGAAGGGtcaggacagagaggcagagatggagtatcagaaataaaaacagaacgaGCAAAGGCACATATTTGGGAAAGCATGGAGTATGTTTTCTGATTGGTTCTCTTTGGAAGGACttaggaaggaaataaaagcaaGATGGCTGGAAGGATACATTTAGACCACGTTGAGAAGTGCCTCCAATGCCAGGGTAAGAAATCTACTTAATTCTGCAGGTTGAGCCAGTGAACCCCTCGGTTGGCCTCTgagaggaaaatgaaagaaagatcaGTGACTTCAGAGAACGAAGCTGAGTCTCCAGGAAAATCAGAACTCCACTGGCCTGTGGGGAAGTCACAGAACAAGCATCTCTGAGATTCCAGGAAAAAGAGTGAATAGATCTTTTCTGCCATTTAAAAAACTCTACGTAGGATATTCCTAGTTAAGCAGTTTCGTTCCTCATAAAATTTGTTACAAAACTGCCTGCTCTTCCCACATGCTACCTACCATATGTAAGGAGGACTCCTGAGGGGGCCCTTCCCCGCCAGGTCTCGGACTACAAACACAAACAAGTCCCTGGACTCTGGACACCAGGGTTATATCCCCACTTATCCAACTAGAAAACCGGATTTCCTTTAAAGCTTTTTAAAACCTTTAGAAGGAGTATTACAGAGGTGTTCCTTTGTAGTAATAAAACTGCTCTGTATTTTGATTGTTgtagtggttacacaaatctatacaCGTGTCAAAACTGCATAgaaatatgcatacacacacacacacataaacgaGTACACGTAAAAACTGGTGAAACCTGAATAAGGACTGTAGATTGTACCAAGGTCAATGTCTTGGTTTTGATACTGTACTACAATTGTGTAAGATGTTACTATcgagggaagctgggtgaaggatatacaggacttctctgtactatttttgcaacttattatttcaaa is from Diceros bicornis minor isolate mBicDic1 chromosome 5, mDicBic1.mat.cur, whole genome shotgun sequence and encodes:
- the MTHFS gene encoding 5-formyltetrahydrofolate cyclo-ligase isoform X2, which gives rise to MQDEIETEEIIKDIFRQGKTCFIPRYQFQSNHMDMVKLASPEEISSLPKTSWNIHQPGEDEVREEALSSGGLDLIFMPGLGFDKHGNRLGRGKGYYDTYLKRCLQHGAVKPYTLALAFKEQICLQVPVDENDMKVDEVLYEDSSAS